One segment of Erigeron canadensis isolate Cc75 chromosome 2, C_canadensis_v1, whole genome shotgun sequence DNA contains the following:
- the LOC122588551 gene encoding deSI-like protein At4g17486 produces MKFVTKKGVTSKVSSFSLKGKSTPCFCLFPKVKSGYGPGKSPVYLNVYDLTPINGYAYWAGFGIFHSGVEVHGIEYAFGAHDYPSSGVFEVEPRQCPGFKFRRSILIGTTCLDPVQVREFMEHHAANYYGDTYHLIVKNCNHFCNDICYNLTGKRIPGWVNRLAKLGSIFSCVLPEALRVSAVQHDPHFVPYENEKQKLRSNSSFSFLSSRQRQLSVSSLLLQSPLKGCLRPWELRRSRTVVLNDG; encoded by the exons ATGAAATTTGTTACCAAGAAGGGAGTAACTTCTAAAGTGTCATCATTTAGTTTGAAAGGAAAATCAACGCCTTGCTTTTGTTTATTCCCAAAAGTTAAATCTGGATATGGGCCAGGAAAGTCGCCGGTTTATCTCAATGTGTATGATTTAACACCCATAAACGGCTATGCTTACTGGGCTGGATTTGGCATCTTTCATTCCGGTGTGGAAG TTCATGGTATAGAATATGCATTTGGTGCTCATGACTATCCGAGTAGTGGTGTCTTTGAGGTTGAACCTAGGCAATGCCCGGGGTTTAAGTTTAGGAGGTCAATTTTAATTGGGACTACGTGTCTGGACCCAGTCCAGGTCAGAGAGTTCATGGAACATCATGCTGCTAACTACTATGGTGACACGTATCATCTTATTGTCAAAAACTGCAACCATTTCTGCAACGACATCTGTTACAACTTAACAGGGAAGCGAATCCCAGGATGGGTTAATCGACTTGCTAAACTCG GTTCAATATTTAGCTGTGTTTTACCAGAAGCCCTTAGAGTTTCAGCTGTGCAACACGATCCTCATTTTGTACCATACGAGAACGAGAAACAAAAGCTTAGAAGCAATAGTAGCTTTAGTTTCCTATCATCAAGGCAAAGACAATTGTCGGTTTCTTCTTTGCTTCTACAATCTCCATTAAAGGGTTGCTTACGGCCTTGGGAATTAAGGCGATCCAGAACTGTGGTGCTAAATGACGGGTAA
- the LOC122588252 gene encoding lysophospholipid acyltransferase LPEAT1-like codes for MDSQDNNGAQTQTHHHDQSNLEDGRHTTTNVDNSPFIITSPDDIQELHNKYAPYARHDMYGTMGRGKLPWTQKIRLAIAVIVLFPLRVVVGTLVVVLYYLICKACTLFKVPNREEDNDQEDYAHMGGFRRKIICWFGRLLSRALLFVFGFYWIKESIRNPDIDNKFDNEMDANGESKVTERPGVIISNHVSHLDILYHMSSSFPSFVAKKSVSELPLIGLISKCLGCIFVQREPKSSDFKGVSGVVNDRINESLQDKSAPMVMLFPEGTTTNGDYILPFKTGAFLSKAPVLPVILRYPYQKFSPAWDTITGTRHVILLLCQFVNYITVTRLPLYHPSQEEKENPKLYAENVRRLMAREGNVKMSDIGLAEKRVYHTAVHGEPTVFHAKVNLFSRFFIGSFPI; via the exons ATGGATTCACAAGACAATAATGGCGCACAAACCCAAACACATCATCATGATCAATCCAATCTTGAAGATGGTCGACACACCACCACCAATGTCGACAATAGCCCCTTTATCATCACCTCCCCGGACGATATCCAAGAACTTCATAACAAATACGCTCCATACGCACGTCATGATATGTATGGAACAATGGGACGTGGAAAACTACCTTGGACACAAAAAATTCGGCTTGCAATTGCAGTCATTGTATTGTTTCCGTTGCGTGTGGTTGTGGGCACATTGGTTGTTGTGTTGTATTATTTGATATGTAAGGCTTGTACTCTTTTTAAGGTTCCTAATAGAGAGGAAGATAATGATCAGGAAGATTATGCTCATATGGGTGGTTTTAGGAGAAAAATTATTTGTTGGTTTGGGAGACTTCTTTCTAGAGCATTGCTTTTTGTTTTTGGGTTTTATTGGATTAAAGAGAGCATTAGGAATCCGGATATTGATAACAAATTCGACAATGAG ATGGATGCGAATGGAGAATCTAAAGTAACTGAAAGACCTGGAGTAATTATATCAAATCATGTTTCGCATTTGGATATTTTGTACCATATGTCTTCTTCATTTCCAAGCTTCGTTGCCAAG AAATCAGTGAGCGAACTTCCTCTTATTGGCCTTATCAG CAAGTGCCTTGGCTGTATTTTTGTTCAGCGGGAGCCAAAATCATCAGATTTCAAGGGTGTTTCAG GTGTCGTGAATGACAGAATAAACGAATCTCTTCAGGATAAGTCTGCACCTATGGTGATGCTTTTTCCAG AAGGAACAACTACAAATGGAGACTATATACTTCCATTTAAAACGGGGGCCTTTTTGTCTAAGGCCCCTGTTCTCCCTGTTATCTTGAGATACCCATATCAGAAGTTTAGCCCAGCGTGGGATACCATAACTGGG ACACGCCATGTGATCTTGCTGTTGTGTCAATTTGTAAATTATATTACAGTAACAAGGTTACCGCTCTATCACCCTTCacaagaagagaaagaaaatccAAAATTATATGCGGAAAATGTAAGGAGATTGATGGCTCGTGAG GGGAACGTAAAGATGTCAGATATTGGATTGGCAGAGAAGCGAGTATATCACACAGCTGTCCACGGTGAGCCTACTGTTTTTCATGCTAAAGTAAATCTGTTTAGTAGGTTTTTCATTGGTAGCTTCCCTATATGA
- the LOC122589372 gene encoding probable GMP synthase [glutamine-hydrolyzing] produces the protein MSSPTDQLQTLSISTNLDAEPRKVLGLAGNRVAKEDDDHLKKNNKKKDIVEIKTKSSVKLTNRLAQQVVVVKKNDDESVDSLCSSKSTSSSSSSSNGNIYVKKASSKKREKMVGDGSLVVKVSIPFKRCHWITQFSDPLHVSFHDEEWGVPVHEDYKLFELLVLSLASAELTWPEILYKRDKFRKLFENFDPSTIAKFPEDRLFSATQNGSQLLSEQKLRAVVGNAIAFLKIQQEFGSFSSYCWRFLNNKPIKNAFRYARQVPAKTPKSELISKDLMKRGFCCVGPIVIYSFMQISGMVNDHLISCFRYTECNSIVKRDVKPIAKETKQRIDILDDTN, from the exons ATGTCTTCTCCAACTGATCAGCTTCAAACATTGTCAATATCAACAAATCTGGATGCCGAACCACGGAAGGTACTAGGACTGGCTGGAAACCGAGTTGCTAAAGAAGATGATGATCATTTGAAGAAAAACAACAAGAAGAAAGATATAGTGGAAATAAAGACTAAAAGTAGTGTTAAGTTAACTAATAGATTGGCACAACAAGTAGTGGTTGttaagaaaaatgatgatgaatctGTTGACAGTTTGTGCTCTTCAAAATcgacgtcttcctcttcttcttcttcaaatggTAACATTTATGTTAAGAAAGCAAGTTcgaaaaagagagagaagatGGTAGGGGATGGCTCGTTGGTGGTGAAAGTGTCTATTCCATTTAAACGATGCCATTGGATCACCCAATTCTCAG ATCCACTTCATGTTTCTTTCCATGATGAAGAATGGGGGGTTCCCGTTCATGAAGACTATAAGTTATTTGAGCTACTTGTTTTGTCACTAGCATCTGCAGAACTCACTTGGCCAgaaattctttataaaagaGATAAATTCAG AAAGCTTTTTGAAAACTTCGATCCGTCAACCATTGCTAAATTCCCTGAGGACAGGTTATTTTCGGCCACGCAAAATGGTAGCCAGTTACTATCTGAACAAAAGTTGCGTGCCGTTGTGGGGAATGCTATTGCGTTTCTTAAG ATTCAGCAAGAGTTTGGTTCCTTCAGCAGCTACTGCTGGCGCTTCTTAAACAACAAGCCTATAAAAAATGCATTTCGCTATGCGCGTCAAGTACCAGCTAAAACACCAAAGTCAGAACTCATAAGCAAGGATTTGATGAAAAGAGGCTTTTGTTGTGTGGGCCCTATTGTAATCTATTCTTTCATGCAAATCTCGGGTATGGTCAACGATCATCTTATATCATGTTTCAGATACACCGAGTGCAACAGCATTGTTAAAAGAGATGTCAAGCCCATCGCTAAAGAAACAAAACAGAGAATCGACATCTTAGATGATACTAATTAA
- the LOC122589373 gene encoding protein BRASSINAZOLE-RESISTANT 1-like, whose translation MEMTREGGSSSAPAPAGEAGGRRKPSWREKENNRRRERRRRAIAANIYNGLRAQGNYNLPKHCDNNEVLKALCKEAGWVVLPDGTTFRKGSRPPLPAIETGGTSTNTTPCSSQKPSPPSSSFVSPIPSYQCSPSSSSFPSPSNFDMNKNPFAYLHNTIPSSLPPLRISNSAPVTPPLSSPTSKCPKPNNFSWESFTKQSISQFNLPFFASSAPTSPTRYQRVTPATIPECDESDCSTIDSCQWVRFKNYEPMLTNPNSPTYNLVKPMASMSAVKDAGCDKGKGKGMEFEFENGGVKAWEGERIHDVGLDDLELTLGSGTTKI comes from the exons ATGGAAATGACGAGAGAAGGGGGATCATCGTCGGCGCCGGCTCCGGCAGGAGAAGCCGGCGGAAGAAGGAAACCATcatggagagagaaagagaataaTCGCCGGCGGGAGAGACGCCGGCGAGCAATTGCGGCGAATATATATAATGGGTTAAGAGCACAGGGGAATTATAATTTGCCAAAACATTGTGATAACAATGAAGTGTTGAAAGCTCTTTGTAAAGAAGCTGGCTGGGTTGTTCTTCCTGATGGTACTACTTTTCGCAAG GGTTCTAGGCCACCATTGCCTGCTATTGAAACTGGAGGTACATCAACCAACACAACACCATGTTCTTCTCAAAAACCGAGCCCACCGTCTTCTTCATTTGTGAGTCCGATCCCCTCGTATCAATGCAGTCCTTCATCATCGTCCTTCCCTAGCCCATCGAACTTCGACATGAACAAAAACCCGTTTGCTTATCTGCATAATACAATTCCATCCTCACTCCCTCCTCTGCGTATCTCAAACAGTGCCCCAGTGACCCCGCCGCTCTCATCCCCTACTTCAAAGTGTCCAAAACCAAACAATTTCAGCTGGGAGTCATTTACCAAACAGTCAATTTCGCAATTCAATTTGCCATTTTTCGCGTCTTCTGCGCCTACCAGTCCTACTAGGTACCAACGGGTCACTCCTGCTACTATACCCGAGTGTGATGAATCTGATTGCTCTACTATCGACTCGTGCCAGTGGGTTAGGTTCAAGAACTATGAGCCGATGTTGACCAACCCCAACTCACCAACTTATAACCTGGTGAAACCAATGGCTTCAATGTCTGCAGTTAAAGATGCTGGCTGTGATAAAGGAAAAGGGAAAGGTATGGAGTTTGAGTTTGAGAATGGTGGAGTTAAGGCGTGGGAAGGCGAGAGGATTCATGATGTTGGATTGGATGATCTTGAGCTTACTCTTGGAAGTGGaactacaaaaatataa
- the LOC122589145 gene encoding peroxisomal membrane protein 11A, with amino-acid sequence MEPDPSNLTSSLIKPNPNPPTKPINNRDFLTHLESYLAKRDGIDKLLKITRYASKIILSSNTIPTTHPFHQRLKTFESNVGLSRKAFRLGKFIQDVNAFRSAQLKSPRDIIFATLAYGGEGLYYFVEQIVWLTKSGLIGLSPAHARTMQLVSAWAELIGYLGSISFKIRDLKNLKKDEECLVTGIEIRVLRGDGVDVENDKLKKLREKMRLKWLSLVQDVADGLMAVADVRDGKGRLSGPLLMASAGMVSAVISTHKNWLSC; translated from the coding sequence ATGGAACCCGACCCATCAAACCTCACATCATCACTAAtcaaacccaacccaaacccacCAACCAAACCCATCAACAACCGAGACTTCCTAACCCACCTGGAATCATACCTAGCCAAACGCGACGGTATCGACAAGCTCCTAAAAATAACCCGTTACGCCTCCAAAATCATCTTATCATCAAACACCATCCCGACAACCCACCCGTTCCACCAACGTCTCAAAACCTTCGAATCCAACGTTGGGCTAAGTCGAAAAGCGTTCCGTCTCGGCAAGTTCATCCAAGACGTAAACGCTTTCCGCTCAGCCCAACTTAAAAGCCCACGAGACATTATTTTTGCAACCCTCGCCTACGGGGGCGAGGGTTTATATTACTTTGTTGAACAAATAGTATGGTTAACAAAATCTGGACTTATTGGACTAAGTCCAGCCCACGCGCGAACTATGCAGTTAGTAAGCGCGTGGGCTGAACTTATTGGTTATTTAGGGAGtattagttttaaaataaggGACTTAAAGAACTTGAAAAAAGATGAGGAGTGTTTGGTAACGGGGATTGAGATTAGGGTGTTGAGAGGGGATGGGGTGGATGTTGAAAATGATAAGTTGAAGAAATTGAGGGAAAAAATGAGGCTGAAATGGTTGTCGCTAGTCCAAGATGTCGCGGATGGGTTGATGGCTGTCGCGGATGTTCGTGATGGTAAAGGGAGGTTGTCGGGGCCTTTGTTGATGGCGTCCGCCGGGATGGTGTCCGCGGTTATTAGTACTCATAAGAATTGGTTATCTTGTTAA
- the LOC122588642 gene encoding protein NTM1-like 9 encodes MCPPASIPLADVLDEYSTDEVVFKSLMQFKSGYSLPLNVLSDVDPYQFPPSNLPDNMWYFCSSSNVDADNGYWRSTGDACEIYSTPVIIGLRKTLQFYKGRAPVGQKTNWMMQEYTTTEKCGSKQDQDPRALYRVFLVDEGSRGTLFKSELLEENMDGVAEPSAKSDLAPNPDQPSAVADRTLESPSAIADRSPELPSAMVDRGPDSPSGMVNQFLDLPIGEYIGDFLELDDLAIPLSRSTSSADSSCMTTSMCSEDLFDSDALMRELDDTADQENQDSRVKLNLSIPSKLKEVVMQPTALESIDSIEESKPSTGQTSRDPTPPNEPEDRWNEGTSNGVNTSAEASSSSEGSSNEERKDHARRTKKRKMMKYLCFLAF; translated from the exons ATGTGTCCTCCAGCATCCATTCCTCTTGCAGATGTACTAGATGAATACTCGACAGATGAAGTCGTCTTCAAGTCTTTAATGCAATTTAAAAGTGGATATTCTCTGCCTTTGAATGTACTATCTGATGTTGATCCTTACCAATTTCCACCCTCAAATCTCCCTG ACAACATGTGGTACTTCTGTTCTAGTTCAAACGTTGATGCAGATAATGGGTATTGGAGGTCAACAGGAGAtgcttgtgagatatactcgaCCCCTGTGATTATTGGTTTGAGAAAGACACTTCAATTTTATAAAGGCCGAGCCCCTGTTGGACAAAAGACTAATTGGATGATGCAAGAGTACACTACAACCGAAAAGTGTGGGAGTAAGCAG GACCAGGATCCTAGAGCACTGTATAGGGTATTTTTGGTAGATGAAGGTAGCAGGGGAACACTTTTTAAAAGCGAACTTCTG GAAGAGAATATGGATGGTGTGGCTGAGCCATCAGCCAAGAGTGATCTAGCTCCAAATCCAGATCAGCCATCAGCCGTTGCTGATCGGACTCTGGAGTCCCCATCAGCCATTGCTGATCGGTCTCCTGAGTTGCCATCAGCCATGGTTGATCGCGGTCCCGATTCTCCATCAGGCATGGTTAATCAATTTCTTGATCTACCAATTGGAGAATATATTGGTGATTTCTTGGAGTTGGATGATCTTGCTATTCCCTTATCACGTTCTACAAGCTCTGCTGATTCAAGCTGTATGACAACAAGTATGTGTTCAGAAGATTTGTTCGACTCAGATGCACTGATGCGTGAACTAGATGATACTGCTGACCAGGAGAATCAAGATTCAAGAGTCAAGTTGAATCTCTCTATACCTTCAAAGTTAAAAGAAGTGGTCATGCAACCAACCGCTTTAG AATCTATTGATAGCATCGAGGAGTCCAAACCTTCCACTGGACAAACCTCCAGAGACCCCACTCCTCCAAACGAGCCAGAAGACCGTTGGAACGAAGGGACATCAAATGGGGTCAATACATCAGCAGAAGCATCAAGTAGTTCTGAAGGTTCCTCAAATGAGGAAAGGAAAGATCATGCTAGACGAACGAAGAAGCGCAAGATGATGAAGTATTTGTGTTTCTTGGCATTCTAA
- the LOC122587289 gene encoding NEDD8-conjugating enzyme Ubc12 — MIKLFKVKEKQREQAENSNGKPPVKKQTAGELRLHKDISELNLPKTCSISFPNGKDDLMNFEVTIRPDDGYYLGGTFMFTFQISSIYPHEAPKVKCKTKVYHPNIDLDGNVCLNILREDWKPVLNINTIIYGLYHLFTEPNHEDPLNREAAAVLRDNPKIFESNVRRAMAGGYVGQTFFTRCI, encoded by the exons ATGATTAAATTGTTCAAAGTCAAGGAGAAACAACGGGAGCAAGCGGAAAATTCTAATGGGAAGCCTCCTGTTAAGAAGCAAACTGCGGGCGAATTGCGTCTTCACAAAG ATATAAGTGAACTAAACCTACCCAAGACATGTAGCATATCATTCCCTAATGGAAAAGATGACCTCATGAACTTTGAAGTAACTATTCGGCCTGATGATGGATACTATTT GGGTGGCACCTTTATGTTCACCTTCCAGATTTCATCGATTTACCCCCATGAGGCACCCAAGGTCAAATGCAAAACAAAA GTATACCATCCCAACATCGACTTGGACGGAAATGTGTGCCTTAACATTCTGCGTGAAGACTGGAAACCAGTCCTGAACATAAATACCATTATTTATGGGTTGTATCATCTGTTCACG GAACCAAACCATGAGGATCCACTCAACAGAGAAGCTGCTGCTGTTTTGAGGGACAACCCAAAGATTTTTGAGTCAAACGTGAGGAGAGCAATGGCGGGTGGGTATGTTGGTCAGACATTCTTCACCAGGTGCATATAA